The Echinicola rosea genome has a segment encoding these proteins:
- a CDS encoding fibrobacter succinogenes major paralogous domain-containing protein → MKHYSPITYCCILLILAASCVQESIEDPNSGMVSFSELQIDFGHDLPNSRIAETSSWNHIFLNRWDTLFITNKSTGEEYKLAYLPRDFSEAYQIQLPYGKYEFEAEVPGDKYEDYLPFRIEGEFTLEATNMDISMLGNTDYGLVTVKDEFVKSAYINGDQNYDLEYARGFFYAYVKKDQTITITIKDFFQDNPLEKVVQVHKHNHYNFYLQVNETDEGEVNFIELAIGPFEYSEEFIEVDGKTVTDAAGNRYPIVKIGEQYWMAENLKSDVFCNGDSLLVPEDTYIQGYVEQNVPLVLFAGYHPAGDRGGYYTGDVILDERNICPCDWHISTDEDWKEMEAYLGMPAEELDIFRTTLGGQFRGITQGVGSKIKATNWPYSTNNTDANNLSGFSAYGFNNYCCSEEPPGSTKGYYVYIDDGGGLGLWWSPKSSGEDAMIGRVVSDTDSGIGRVQFYREIPSNIRCVKD, encoded by the coding sequence ATGAAACATTACAGCCCAATAACCTATTGCTGCATTTTATTAATCCTTGCAGCATCATGTGTGCAAGAAAGCATCGAGGATCCCAATAGCGGAATGGTAAGTTTTTCGGAACTTCAAATTGATTTTGGCCATGACCTTCCCAACAGTAGAATTGCAGAGACATCAAGTTGGAACCATATCTTTTTAAATAGATGGGACACATTGTTCATCACCAATAAATCCACCGGGGAAGAATATAAATTGGCCTATTTGCCACGTGATTTTTCAGAAGCTTATCAAATACAATTACCCTATGGGAAATATGAGTTCGAAGCTGAAGTCCCGGGTGATAAATACGAAGATTATTTACCTTTTCGAATTGAGGGGGAATTTACCCTGGAAGCCACCAATATGGACATATCCATGCTGGGGAATACCGATTATGGTTTGGTAACGGTCAAAGATGAATTTGTTAAATCTGCTTATATAAATGGGGATCAAAATTATGATCTTGAATACGCCCGAGGTTTTTTCTATGCTTATGTCAAGAAAGACCAAACTATCACCATAACTATCAAGGATTTCTTTCAAGACAATCCCCTTGAAAAAGTGGTGCAAGTGCATAAACACAATCATTACAATTTTTATCTCCAAGTCAATGAAACCGATGAAGGTGAAGTCAATTTTATTGAGTTAGCGATCGGCCCATTTGAATATAGTGAAGAATTCATTGAAGTGGACGGAAAGACGGTAACCGATGCCGCAGGCAATCGCTACCCAATCGTCAAAATTGGGGAACAATATTGGATGGCAGAAAATCTTAAAAGTGATGTTTTTTGCAATGGCGATTCCCTGCTCGTACCCGAAGACACCTACATCCAAGGGTATGTTGAACAAAATGTACCTTTGGTACTATTTGCTGGCTATCACCCCGCAGGAGACCGAGGGGGCTATTACACAGGCGATGTCATATTGGATGAGCGAAATATATGCCCTTGTGACTGGCATATTTCGACAGACGAGGACTGGAAAGAAATGGAAGCATATCTTGGAATGCCCGCTGAAGAGTTAGACATTTTCAGGACTACTTTAGGTGGGCAGTTCCGCGGAATTACTCAAGGAGTTGGCAGCAAAATAAAAGCTACCAATTGGCCCTATTCAACTAACAACACTGACGCCAATAATCTATCAGGCTTTTCAGCTTATGGTTTTAACAATTATTGCTGTAGTGAAGAACCTCCAGGATCGACGAAAGGATACTACGTTTATATAGATGATGGAGGGGGCTTAGGTCTGTGGTGGTCTCCAAAATCCTCCGGAGAAGACGCCATGATTGGGAGAGTAGTATCAGATACCGACAGCGGCATAGGAAGGGTACAGTTCTATAGGGAAATCCCTTCCAATATTCGGTGTGTAAAAGATTAA
- a CDS encoding 3'-5' exonuclease: MNLNLKTPIAFFDLEATGINISTDRIVEVSIVKVHPGGEEETKTMQINPTIPIPKEVSLIHGIYDKDIKDAPTFKDVAKELHQFLEGADLAGFNVLKFDIPLLVEEFLRAGIDFDIEKRNLLDAQKIFHMMEKRNLTAAYKFYCGKNLENAHSAEADTIATYEVFKAQIERYKDEEAFDLQGNKLGIIENDMKKVHQLINEKMVDLAGRFIFNDEGVECFNFGKHKGKPVAQVLKEEPNYYDWMMKGDFPLDTKRKFTQIKLRDFNNR, translated from the coding sequence ATGAATTTAAACTTAAAAACTCCCATTGCATTTTTTGACCTAGAGGCTACTGGCATCAATATTTCCACGGATCGAATCGTGGAAGTATCCATCGTAAAGGTACATCCGGGGGGAGAAGAAGAAACCAAGACCATGCAAATCAACCCGACCATTCCGATTCCCAAGGAAGTCTCCCTGATCCATGGTATTTATGATAAAGACATCAAGGACGCCCCTACTTTCAAAGATGTGGCTAAGGAACTTCACCAGTTTTTGGAAGGAGCGGATCTCGCGGGGTTCAATGTCCTGAAATTTGACATCCCGCTTTTGGTAGAAGAATTTCTGCGTGCCGGTATCGATTTTGACATCGAAAAGCGGAACCTTCTGGACGCTCAGAAAATTTTCCACATGATGGAAAAGCGAAACCTCACCGCCGCGTATAAATTCTACTGCGGAAAAAACCTCGAAAATGCCCATAGTGCAGAAGCTGACACCATTGCCACTTATGAAGTTTTCAAAGCACAGATAGAAAGGTACAAGGACGAAGAAGCCTTTGACCTGCAAGGAAACAAGCTCGGCATTATCGAAAACGACATGAAGAAAGTCCATCAGCTGATCAATGAAAAAATGGTGGACCTCGCCGGAAGGTTTATTTTTAATGATGAAGGTGTCGAATGCTTCAATTTCGGTAAGCACAAGGGTAAACCTGTAGCGCAAGTTTTAAAAGAAGAACCAAATTACTACGATTGGATGATGAAAGGTGATTTCCCACTGGACACCAAACGTAAATTTACTCAGATCAAATTACGGGATTTTAATAATCGGTAG
- a CDS encoding EcsC family protein, which produces MLLYEEIAFYEMNAWLQKMKKNPSLMNRMAKGVQHRINHIIPEKVHQAITFAIEKMVKGVLFGSSYINASLPAEVGFEKREEKVKSKIKWYKRTASVEGAVTGAGGILMGFADFPAFLTIKMKMMFEMASLYGHDVKDFRERLFILHVFQLAFCSQKKRNELIGIIEDWDKHKENLPVKGDGFDWRSFQIEYRDYMDLAKLAQLIPVIGAGVGAVANWQLSDHLGNTAMQCYRLRYFDRKGMLE; this is translated from the coding sequence ATGTTGCTATACGAAGAAATTGCATTTTATGAAATGAATGCTTGGCTTCAAAAGATGAAGAAAAACCCTTCATTGATGAACAGGATGGCCAAGGGCGTGCAGCATCGGATCAATCATATCATTCCCGAAAAAGTACACCAAGCCATTACCTTTGCCATCGAAAAGATGGTGAAAGGAGTGCTTTTTGGCTCCAGCTATATCAATGCTTCCTTACCTGCTGAAGTAGGGTTCGAAAAAAGGGAAGAGAAAGTAAAAAGTAAGATCAAATGGTATAAGCGTACGGCTTCAGTAGAAGGGGCGGTGACTGGAGCAGGGGGGATTTTGATGGGGTTTGCTGATTTCCCCGCTTTTTTGACCATCAAGATGAAGATGATGTTTGAAATGGCTTCACTGTATGGGCATGATGTCAAGGATTTTAGAGAGCGACTTTTTATCCTGCATGTTTTCCAGCTGGCCTTTTGTAGCCAAAAGAAAAGAAATGAGCTGATCGGCATCATCGAAGACTGGGATAAGCATAAAGAGAACCTGCCCGTAAAAGGTGACGGGTTTGACTGGAGGAGTTTTCAGATCGAATACCGTGATTACATGGACTTGGCCAAGCTGGCACAGCTTATCCCGGTTATCGGAGCAGGAGTGGGGGCAGTGGCCAACTGGCAGCTTTCCGATCATCTCGGCAATACTGCCATGCAATGCTATCGCCTCAGGTATTTTGACCGAAAGGGAATGCTGGAGTGA
- a CDS encoding metallophosphoesterase family protein — protein MVKIALISDSHSFIDDKTLSHLQDVDEIWHAGDIGDEKVMEALPKGKKIRAVYGNIDDLACQQKYPEELIFDLEGARVMMIHIGGKPPRYAKGVKKHLKEIKPTIFICGHSHICKVEFDKELGCLYMNSGAIGNHGFHQMKTLLKFDLEGGQPKNLRVVELGKRGR, from the coding sequence ATGGTAAAAATAGCGTTGATTTCGGATTCCCACAGTTTTATTGATGATAAGACACTTTCCCATCTGCAGGATGTGGATGAAATCTGGCATGCAGGGGATATTGGCGATGAAAAAGTCATGGAGGCCTTGCCCAAAGGGAAAAAAATCCGAGCCGTCTATGGCAATATTGATGACTTGGCCTGTCAGCAAAAGTATCCTGAGGAATTGATTTTTGATCTGGAAGGCGCCAGGGTGATGATGATCCATATCGGTGGCAAGCCTCCCAGATACGCCAAGGGAGTAAAGAAACACCTAAAAGAAATAAAGCCCACCATTTTTATTTGTGGTCATAGTCATATCTGCAAAGTGGAGTTTGACAAAGAGCTGGGCTGTCTGTATATGAATTCAGGGGCTATTGGCAATCATGGCTTTCACCAAATGAAGACACTTTTGAAATTTGACCTTGAAGGGGGCCAACCAAAAAATCTCCGGGTCGTTGAATTAGGAAAGCGGGGAAGATAG
- a CDS encoding DUF808 domain-containing protein, with translation MASGFFAILDDIATLMDDVASMTKIATRKTAGILGDDLAVNAEKAAGFTSSREIPVLWAISKGSFVNKLIILPIAFLLSSFLPWAVTVILLIGGIYLAYEGAEKVYHFFVPHHHSKKEAIKETRTKEEILQVEKERIKSAIVTDFILSVEIVIIALGAVTGEPLLNQIIIVTFIAILATVGVYGIVALIVRMDETGYKIMAKSKKKSGLMFNIGKGLVNALPIVIKALGIIGTLALLLVAGGIFTHNIEYLHHIVPAVPSMVKDFVIGLIVGFIALLIFNGVKKLLGK, from the coding sequence ATGGCTTCAGGCTTTTTTGCAATCCTAGATGATATCGCCACACTCATGGATGATGTGGCCTCCATGACCAAAATAGCCACCCGGAAAACCGCGGGAATTTTAGGTGATGACCTCGCCGTAAATGCCGAAAAAGCTGCGGGCTTTACTTCGTCCCGGGAGATCCCTGTACTTTGGGCCATTTCCAAAGGGTCCTTTGTAAATAAACTGATCATCCTTCCCATCGCATTTTTGCTAAGTTCGTTTTTGCCTTGGGCGGTCACGGTCATCCTGCTCATTGGCGGGATTTATTTGGCCTATGAAGGAGCAGAAAAAGTGTATCATTTCTTTGTCCCCCATCATCATTCCAAAAAAGAAGCCATCAAAGAAACACGCACTAAAGAGGAAATTTTACAAGTCGAAAAAGAGCGGATAAAATCAGCCATTGTGACCGATTTTATCCTTTCTGTTGAGATCGTCATCATCGCTTTGGGAGCAGTAACAGGAGAACCGCTTCTGAATCAGATCATCATCGTCACCTTTATTGCCATCTTGGCCACCGTGGGAGTCTATGGGATCGTCGCTTTGATCGTACGAATGGACGAAACAGGCTATAAAATAATGGCCAAAAGCAAAAAAAAATCCGGACTCATGTTTAATATCGGCAAAGGACTGGTCAATGCCTTGCCCATTGTCATCAAAGCGCTAGGCATCATCGGAACCTTGGCCTTGCTATTGGTGGCGGGCGGTATCTTCACCCACAATATTGAATATTTGCACCACATTGTGCCTGCAGTCCCCAGTATGGTCAAGGATTTTGTGATTGGGCTAATCGTTGGCTTTATTGCCTTGCTGATATTCAATGGAGTAAAAAAGCTCCTTGGAAAGTAA
- a CDS encoding NAD-dependent succinate-semialdehyde dehydrogenase translates to MKSINPYTGELLEEYAEHTEEQVESAIQSGQEAFLSWRELPIAQRAALMKKAGQVLRDNVDKYGKIISLEMGKVITESRSEVEKCAWVCEYYAEKAEEMLADAPISLPDGKEAKVVYNPLGIVLAVMPWNFPFWQVFRFAAPNLTAGNVGLLKHASNVPQCALAIEEVFTKAGFPKGVFQTLLIGSDKVANIIAHPDVKAATLTGSEKAGQIIAAQAGEQIKKTVLELGGSDPFIVLKDADVKEAAKVAAKGRMINFGQSCIAAKRFIVEEAVYDEFIAHFKSAIEDYSPGDPLDEHAGYACMARPDLAMELYKQVEASIQKGAEVILEGIKPEEDKAFFKPYILGNLTPDMPAYSEELFGPVASVFKVKDEAEAIAIANDSEFGLGSSLWTKDPEKADQLSRKIESGAVFINSMVASNPYLPFGGIKKSGYGRELAENGIKEFMNVKTVFMG, encoded by the coding sequence ATGAAATCGATCAATCCCTATACAGGAGAACTTTTGGAAGAATATGCTGAACACACCGAAGAGCAAGTGGAATCAGCCATTCAATCGGGTCAAGAAGCATTCCTTTCTTGGCGGGAATTGCCCATTGCCCAAAGGGCAGCACTCATGAAAAAGGCAGGCCAAGTCCTCAGGGACAATGTCGATAAATACGGAAAAATCATCTCCCTGGAAATGGGCAAAGTCATCACTGAATCCAGGTCCGAAGTAGAAAAATGTGCCTGGGTATGTGAATACTACGCTGAGAAAGCCGAGGAGATGCTCGCTGACGCTCCCATATCACTGCCCGATGGAAAGGAGGCTAAAGTGGTCTATAACCCATTGGGCATAGTCCTGGCCGTGATGCCTTGGAACTTTCCTTTTTGGCAAGTGTTTCGCTTTGCCGCCCCAAACCTCACCGCAGGCAACGTAGGCCTGCTAAAACATGCCAGCAATGTCCCCCAATGCGCACTGGCCATCGAAGAGGTCTTCACCAAAGCTGGATTTCCAAAGGGTGTTTTCCAAACCTTATTAATTGGCTCGGACAAAGTCGCTAACATCATCGCCCATCCTGATGTGAAAGCCGCTACCCTTACCGGAAGCGAAAAAGCAGGCCAAATCATTGCGGCACAAGCGGGCGAGCAGATCAAAAAAACCGTGCTGGAATTGGGCGGCAGTGACCCTTTTATCGTGTTGAAAGACGCTGATGTCAAAGAGGCCGCCAAAGTAGCTGCCAAAGGACGTATGATCAATTTCGGACAAAGCTGCATTGCTGCCAAGCGCTTCATCGTCGAAGAAGCTGTTTATGATGAGTTCATTGCCCATTTTAAGTCAGCCATTGAGGACTATTCCCCCGGGGATCCATTGGATGAACATGCAGGATATGCCTGCATGGCCCGTCCGGATCTCGCGATGGAATTGTACAAGCAAGTGGAAGCCTCCATTCAAAAAGGTGCTGAGGTGATTTTGGAAGGCATCAAACCAGAAGAAGACAAGGCCTTTTTCAAGCCCTATATTCTTGGGAACCTGACTCCCGACATGCCTGCTTACAGCGAGGAGCTTTTTGGTCCGGTGGCTTCGGTGTTCAAAGTAAAGGATGAAGCTGAAGCAATAGCCATTGCCAACGACTCGGAATTTGGGCTAGGGTCTTCCCTATGGACCAAAGATCCAGAAAAGGCCGACCAACTGAGCAGGAAGATCGAAAGTGGCGCAGTATTCATCAATTCCATGGTAGCCTCCAATCCCTATCTGCCCTTCGGAGGCATCAAGAAATCAGGCTATGGCAGGGAGCTGGCAGAAAATGGAATTAAGGAGTTTATGAATGTGAAGACAGTTTTTATGGGGTAG
- a CDS encoding pyruvate dehydrogenase complex E1 component subunit beta encodes MREIQFREALREAMSEEMRRDKDVFLMGEEVAEYNGAYKVTQGMLDEFGPDRVIDTPISEGGFAGLGVGAGMNGLRPIIEFMTFNFSLVAIDQIINSAAKMYAMSGGAYNVPIVFRGPTGNAGQLGATHSSNFENWFANTPGLKVIVPSNPYDAKGLLKSAIRDDDPVIFMESELMYSDKGEVPEGEYLLPIGVAEIKRKGADVTIVSFGKIMKVALEAAEELAKDGIEAEVIDLRTVRPIDYATVYESVKKTNRCVVVEEANPVSSLATDLAFNIQKNMFDYLDAPVLRVNSMDIPLSYAPTYIEATLPNVKRTIEAVKQVTYVK; translated from the coding sequence ATGAGAGAAATACAATTTAGAGAAGCATTAAGAGAGGCCATGTCCGAAGAAATGAGACGCGATAAAGACGTGTTTCTCATGGGTGAGGAAGTGGCCGAATACAATGGAGCCTACAAAGTAACCCAAGGCATGTTGGATGAATTCGGACCAGACAGGGTGATCGATACCCCGATCTCAGAAGGCGGTTTTGCCGGACTGGGCGTAGGTGCCGGAATGAACGGTCTGCGACCTATCATCGAATTCATGACATTTAACTTTTCCTTGGTGGCCATTGACCAAATCATCAATTCAGCTGCAAAGATGTACGCCATGTCTGGTGGAGCTTACAATGTGCCTATCGTATTCAGGGGACCTACCGGTAATGCCGGACAATTGGGAGCAACCCACTCTTCCAACTTCGAAAATTGGTTTGCCAATACACCTGGGCTGAAAGTAATTGTTCCCAGCAACCCTTATGATGCCAAAGGATTGCTTAAATCTGCCATCCGTGACGATGATCCCGTAATCTTTATGGAGTCGGAACTGATGTATTCCGACAAAGGTGAGGTACCTGAAGGAGAATACCTACTGCCTATTGGTGTGGCGGAAATCAAGCGTAAAGGTGCTGATGTGACCATCGTCTCTTTTGGTAAAATCATGAAAGTAGCCCTCGAAGCGGCTGAAGAACTTGCCAAAGATGGCATCGAAGCCGAAGTGATCGACCTGAGGACTGTTCGTCCTATCGATTACGCTACCGTGTACGAATCCGTTAAGAAAACCAACCGTTGTGTGGTCGTAGAAGAAGCAAACCCTGTCTCTTCACTGGCTACCGATCTGGCTTTCAATATCCAGAAAAACATGTTTGACTATTTGGATGCACCAGTACTTAGGGTAAACTCCATGGACATTCCATTGAGTTATGCGCCAACTTACATCGAAGCTACACTTCCAAACGTAAAACGCACCATAGAAGCTGTAAAGCAAGTGACTTACGTGAAGTAA
- a CDS encoding acyloxyacyl hydrolase: MKKQNVWLLGVLVSLYFFGALLPAAAQDDSEVDSLSSYTSKKYLHGLGAELRYAYVFPPKPFYRNEETRSRLAKSAFSAHFRYGFYLPKGTNRYRVYGDTYWGMGLAQFYFGNKNELGNPIAIYLFQGARIAHLAENITLNFEWNFGVSGGWNPYDPDSNPNNKTVGSRFNAYINAGLHFKWKPSDQLYITLGSDLTHFSNGNTAYPNAGINMLGGKLGAVYRLGEDGRYQYADTKRFSSSSGVVFHQHMSYDVVLFGSWRRKGVAFNGERIPSPDSYPVIGANISALYNVSHKFRTGLSLDPLFDGSANVYAKDYIQPIGGPYSPPDFITPELGHQLALGVSARAEFVMPVFSVGVGIGTNVIHKGGDFKGTYQVFSLKTRVSRNSFIHVGYNLKDFSEANFLMLGIGYTFGNERMF; the protein is encoded by the coding sequence ATGAAAAAGCAAAATGTGTGGCTTTTAGGAGTGCTTGTGTCTCTTTACTTTTTTGGTGCGCTGTTGCCTGCTGCAGCTCAGGATGATTCAGAAGTTGATTCTTTAAGTTCTTACACCTCAAAAAAATATTTGCATGGGCTTGGGGCGGAGCTACGGTACGCTTATGTCTTTCCTCCTAAGCCTTTTTACAGAAATGAGGAGACGAGGTCTCGCTTGGCCAAAAGTGCATTTTCTGCACATTTTCGGTATGGATTTTACCTTCCCAAGGGTACCAACCGGTATCGTGTGTATGGGGACACTTATTGGGGAATGGGTTTGGCGCAGTTCTATTTTGGTAATAAAAATGAACTTGGAAACCCCATAGCGATTTACCTTTTCCAAGGGGCACGGATAGCCCACCTAGCTGAAAATATTACCCTTAATTTTGAATGGAATTTTGGCGTCTCTGGAGGCTGGAATCCTTATGATCCGGACAGCAATCCCAATAATAAAACGGTCGGATCACGATTCAATGCCTATATCAATGCGGGCTTGCACTTTAAATGGAAGCCAAGTGATCAGCTTTATATTACTTTGGGCTCTGATCTTACACATTTCTCCAACGGCAATACCGCCTATCCCAATGCGGGGATCAATATGCTTGGAGGTAAACTGGGGGCCGTGTATCGACTGGGAGAGGATGGCCGTTATCAATATGCTGATACCAAACGGTTTTCTTCCTCATCAGGCGTGGTCTTTCACCAGCACATGAGTTATGATGTGGTGCTCTTTGGTTCCTGGCGCAGAAAGGGAGTGGCTTTTAACGGAGAGCGGATTCCTTCTCCTGATTCCTATCCAGTAATTGGGGCAAACATAAGTGCGCTGTATAATGTCAGTCATAAATTTCGGACAGGGCTTTCACTCGATCCGCTTTTTGATGGCAGTGCCAATGTTTATGCAAAAGATTATATCCAGCCCATAGGTGGGCCTTATAGTCCTCCCGACTTCATTACACCTGAACTAGGACATCAACTGGCGCTTGGAGTATCTGCCCGTGCGGAGTTTGTCATGCCGGTATTTTCAGTGGGAGTGGGTATTGGTACGAATGTCATCCATAAGGGAGGGGATTTCAAAGGCACATACCAGGTTTTTTCGCTGAAGACAAGGGTCAGTAGAAATAGCTTTATCCATGTCGGTTACAACCTCAAGGACTTTAGCGAAGCCAATTTCCTGATGCTTGGGATAGGCTATACGTTTGGAAATGAAAGAATGTTTTAG
- a CDS encoding TonB-dependent receptor domain-containing protein, giving the protein MKLMIQNVGMWLLLLGVVSFAHGQETSKANDYQLTGTVVEAESGAPVAYATVLLLDQSTDKQVSGGVADDEGKFFITGFGPGTYKLQVNFVGFAPYAKSGIKVTNGQKDLNLGNIGLEEESVSLDEVTVQGQRELITEKVDRTIYNAENDKTTVGGDATDVLRRVPMLSVDLDGNVSMRGSSNIRVLIDNKPSTMSASSIADALKQIPADEIKSVEVITSPSAKYDAEGTGGVINIITKKNNLQGTSLSINTSAGMRGSNLGLNASARKGKWGFNLGGFGRAGYNIKGGFENNQQVINPDGSVSNILQSTDTRTNMLMGRYNFGADYEIDKYNWLAASVNFGMFNFKNKQDNLLTENYLDDELVSALMRTVDMENLSNTVDVSLNYTRTYEKPQKEFSIMGLYSRNNRTNDFVQALLDGNFEEVEQRTKNENASNNQEFTLQVDYITPLGDGEDQILEYGAKNILRRVSSDYAYFTAEGADGEYVENEDAQFSNEFDYDQNVTAGYVSYTQGFLKHYTAKVGARYEYTTINADFKTGEEQADIPDYGVLVPSVNLSRKFESGNMIKAAYNRRIQRPSLQFLNPNIQGANPTQITQGNPLLDPEYTDNFELAYSTYFKSASINIASFYRNTSGSIQPIRSVLDDGVIYTTYENIGSEQAVGLNLFANINVSNKLSFNGGIDTYYTMIDNNVDDPIYNASNEGFVVSGRMFGNYNITESWVLQGFAFARGRQVNLQGYETGFGIYGLNINKQFAEKKGSIGFGAENFFTPEFKMENEIVSPTIIQQSTNYMRNMNFKINFSYRIGKMSVAPKRKKRSIENEDLKGGGNSGGGMMGPTQ; this is encoded by the coding sequence ATGAAATTAATGATTCAAAATGTGGGAATGTGGCTTCTTCTCTTAGGAGTAGTGTCCTTTGCCCATGGCCAAGAAACTTCCAAAGCAAATGATTACCAGCTGACCGGTACGGTGGTAGAAGCGGAAAGCGGTGCTCCAGTGGCTTACGCAACCGTGTTACTATTGGACCAAAGTACGGATAAGCAAGTTTCCGGTGGGGTAGCTGATGATGAGGGTAAATTCTTTATCACTGGTTTTGGGCCAGGGACATATAAACTCCAAGTGAATTTTGTTGGTTTTGCGCCTTATGCCAAGTCCGGAATTAAAGTGACCAATGGTCAGAAGGATCTTAATTTGGGCAATATTGGACTGGAAGAAGAGTCCGTTTCACTGGATGAAGTGACGGTACAGGGCCAGCGAGAACTGATCACAGAGAAAGTGGATAGGACCATTTATAATGCTGAAAATGATAAAACTACTGTGGGTGGAGATGCTACGGATGTATTGAGAAGGGTGCCGATGCTCTCTGTGGACTTGGACGGAAATGTATCCATGAGAGGCAGCAGTAATATCCGAGTGCTGATCGATAACAAGCCATCTACCATGTCTGCCAGTTCGATTGCAGACGCCTTGAAACAAATACCAGCGGATGAGATCAAGTCCGTAGAGGTGATTACTTCTCCATCGGCCAAATATGATGCAGAAGGCACCGGTGGTGTGATCAATATTATCACCAAGAAAAACAATCTGCAAGGCACCTCTTTAAGCATCAATACCTCTGCAGGGATGAGGGGGAGTAACCTTGGTCTGAATGCCAGTGCCAGGAAAGGAAAGTGGGGATTTAACCTGGGAGGTTTTGGCCGGGCAGGCTATAATATCAAAGGGGGATTCGAAAACAATCAGCAGGTGATCAATCCTGATGGATCCGTATCCAATATTCTCCAGAGTACAGACACACGTACCAATATGCTAATGGGTCGCTATAATTTTGGGGCTGACTATGAGATAGACAAATATAACTGGCTGGCGGCATCCGTTAATTTTGGTATGTTCAACTTTAAGAACAAGCAAGACAATCTATTGACTGAAAACTACTTGGATGATGAGTTGGTGAGTGCCCTGATGAGGACGGTGGACATGGAAAACCTCTCCAATACCGTCGATGTCAGCCTTAATTACACCAGGACCTATGAGAAGCCACAAAAGGAATTCAGCATCATGGGACTTTATAGTAGAAACAACCGTACCAATGACTTTGTCCAGGCGCTGCTGGATGGAAACTTTGAAGAGGTAGAGCAGCGTACCAAAAATGAAAATGCTTCCAACAACCAGGAATTCACCCTTCAAGTGGATTATATTACCCCATTGGGTGATGGAGAAGACCAGATTTTGGAATATGGCGCTAAAAACATCCTTCGTCGAGTGAGCAGCGATTATGCTTATTTTACCGCTGAGGGTGCCGATGGTGAGTATGTGGAGAATGAAGATGCCCAGTTTAGCAATGAATTTGACTATGATCAGAATGTAACAGCGGGGTATGTTTCCTATACGCAAGGTTTTTTAAAGCATTATACTGCCAAAGTAGGCGCGCGCTATGAGTACACGACCATTAATGCGGATTTCAAGACAGGCGAAGAGCAAGCGGATATTCCAGATTATGGCGTGCTGGTTCCCAGTGTGAACCTTAGCCGTAAATTTGAAAGTGGTAATATGATCAAGGCAGCCTATAACCGACGAATTCAGCGGCCATCTTTACAGTTTTTGAACCCCAATATACAAGGCGCCAATCCGACGCAGATCACACAGGGAAATCCCCTTTTGGATCCGGAATATACAGATAATTTCGAATTGGCGTACAGCACCTATTTCAAATCTGCCAGTATTAATATCGCCAGTTTCTATCGCAATACGTCCGGATCCATACAGCCCATCAGAAGCGTGTTGGATGATGGGGTAATCTATACCACTTATGAAAACATCGGAAGTGAGCAAGCGGTAGGGCTAAATCTCTTTGCCAATATAAATGTGTCCAATAAACTGTCCTTTAATGGAGGGATTGACACTTATTATACCATGATCGACAATAACGTGGACGATCCGATATACAATGCTTCTAATGAAGGTTTTGTGGTCAGTGGGCGGATGTTTGGTAATTATAACATTACCGAGAGTTGGGTCCTTCAGGGTTTCGCTTTTGCCAGAGGAAGACAGGTAAATCTCCAAGGGTATGAAACCGGCTTTGGGATTTATGGTCTGAATATCAATAAGCAGTTTGCGGAGAAAAAAGGCAGTATTGGTTTTGGTGCAGAAAATTTCTTTACACCTGAATTCAAAATGGAAAATGAAATCGTTTCGCCTACCATTATCCAGCAAAGCACCAATTATATGCGAAACATGAACTTTAAGATCAATTTCAGCTACCGAATAGGTAAGATGAGCGTGGCGCCAAAGAGAAAGAAACGGTCCATAGAAAACGAGGACCTCAAAGGCGGTGGTAACAGCGGGGGAGGAATGATGGGGCCGACTCAGTAA